In the genome of Stomoxys calcitrans chromosome 4, idStoCalc2.1, whole genome shotgun sequence, the window CTTTCTCTTCTCGACATTAATTCTCCCTCTCCCTctttatatttataataattctacctctccctctccctcttTATATTTAAACAATAATTCTACCTCTCCCTCTTTACATTTAAACAACTCACCTATATATTAATTTtacattattaataaaaaaaatcattttgtttgtgtttgtttttgctttttatttattttatgatttctatagataaaaaatatagttacatttacaataattttcttACTTCATTTGTTAGAGGTATATATTCAaacattttatcatgaataaTTAAACAGTATAGAGATGTGTTCGGTGATATATTTTTAGATGTTTCCAATTCAATTCGTATATCGATGGGGCCAGTTTTTACTGTttcattttgatgtgttacatcaAGAACAATAATCGGTGCTTCACCCTTGAATTTTTCGCGCGTTAATAGAGGTTGCGGTTCACGTGTATAATagctttgttgaaattttatatacatatcaTAAAGTAGGGCGAAACGGTTCCTATCAAACTTGAGGTTAAGATCATCATATGGATATGTATCAGAATTCAAATGAACCTTAATGTTTGTTATATCAcagtgaataaattttttttcactacTTTTGAATCCTAAAAGAAGAAAACGTGGTCGCTCATTTTCATTTGCAAGCTTAACATTCCATAAAACTTTTGTATTCGATGGAACTGCAGGATAATAATACATATCCCATGTTCTAAATGATATATTTAGTGGTTGACGGTTATTAATTACTTTAAGCATTTGCAGCTTGTATACATCAGCAAGTTGAATATGTGGAACTTTCCatgtaatatttaaaattgataGTTTACAGGTTTCACTGGAAATGATAGATTTCAATACATTCGTATCATCTTTTGATCGCAATAAAATTAATTCATGTTTAGCATTAactataattttatcaaaatcttcaGCAAATCCAAGAAGCATTTTCAGTggaacacaaaaattaaaatatccacTCACAAGAGTAAGATCATCTGTATTAAATGGAGCCCATCCTGCGTTGACTAGATTTCGACTTTCGCTTTCATTTAAtgatacataattttttatttctgttgCTATACCCAAATGACGTGTACGATCAATTTCTATACCATTAAGTTCATATCTTATCTCATCAAATAAGTGTGCTATGCAATTGTTTAATAACTTTATCGATGCTGATACTGTAGAGTCCGCTTTTGTTGCAAAACCTTCAATGTATAAAAAACTCTCACCAGGAACGACATACAGGTCTTGGTTTTGAATGGAAATCctaatttcatcattatttTGAAATGATTGTAAATATGATATATAGCTGTGATACTCCTTTCTTATTATAGCATTATCAAATTGTGGTTTTTGTAAAACATTAATAATGTTACTCATTTTTAAACTCAACCCTTTATTATTTTAGTGTGAAACCCAAACTTTCCAGGAACTCTTGGTTAGTTTTACTtaa includes:
- the LOC131996988 gene encoding uncharacterized protein LOC131996988 yields the protein MSNIINVLQKPQFDNAIIRKEYHSYISYLQSFQNNDEIRISIQNQDLYVVPGESFLYIEGFATKADSTVSASIKLLNNCIAHLFDEIRYELNGIEIDRTRHLGIATEIKNYVSLNESESRNLVNAGWAPFNTDDLTLVSGYFNFCVPLKMLLGFAEDFDKIIVNAKHELILLRSKDDTNVLKSIISSETCKLSILNITWKVPHIQLADVYKLQMLKVINNRQPLNISFRTWDMYYYPAVPSNTKVLWNVKLANENERPRFLLLGFKSSEKKFIHCDITNIKVHLNSDTYPYDDLNLKFDRNRFALLYDMYIKFQQSYYTREPQPLLTREKFKGEAPIIVLDVTHQNETVKTGPIDIRIELETSKNISPNTSLYCLIIHDKMFEYIPLTNEVRKLL